Part of the Drosophila santomea strain STO CAGO 1482 chromosome 2L, Prin_Dsan_1.1, whole genome shotgun sequence genome is shown below.
taactttctagcttttgtagttctgAATTCGACGTTATACGACAGacgacagacggacagacagacggacagacgacaTGCCAGatcggctactgatcctgatcaagaatatatatttatatgtggaaacgcttccttctgcctgttacatacttttcaacgaatctagtatacccttttactctacgagtaacgggtataaatagcCATAGAATTTGATTTACTGTTTTTTAATGGCTATAAGTATTAAATAGTTGTGTTGTCGTTGGTGACGTTTCCTCTTATTTTATACAACATTTGTGGCtaatttggaattttgtgATCTCATTCCAGGCCAAAGTACGCAGCCAACAATTGccaattaaaatacaaatgtaAACAATTCGCTTCTGAGAAACTCACTTGCCTATAATTTTCCCATCGATCGTGTGTTGTATAGAAGGATAAATACGTAAACATATTTCCCACCCATTTTGGAGTGTGATTCTGTGCGAAAAGTGTTTGGAATCGGCTGGTTTTTTGGGGATGCCTGTGGACTTGAGGGGGCGGGAGAATTGGGGCCGATGACagctgaagaaaaaaaaaaaaagaaagaaatgtGCACTGCGCAGAGAATAGGAAGCATTCTTCTGCGGAGAAACTGAGAGCAGAGAACGGTCTAAATATAAACAAAGATTCTCTCAgaaatcatttttaatattaaaacagCTTGATCCAGTTGGCGAACAAATGGTACCTGTTATGTCATTAAAAATAtcatacaaaaatatatacaaatataaatatacgcTATATTCTACATAAAGGTAAACTAAATTCTAAGAACGTAATGTAGTTAACAATTCTACTAAATCTATTTCTAAAAGCATACTACATTTACCTAATCTTTTGATATGCTTTCCTGAATCAAACAAACTCTGCCAAAAGCTGAAAGAACTCAGCATACCTCGCCATTTCTGAGCAGAGGGTAGCAAATGTTCGGAGATGGCCAGCGGGGAGCATTATATTGAAATGAAGCCAAAGGTGTTTCGGCttttcattttgaattttccaaTGTGAGGGTCGCTCGGCGATTTGTACTAGCCGCAGTTTGATTTTCGCACACAAGGCGGGCGGACACGGATGAGCTTGATAGTTTAGCAGCGGATACCCGGCGACACGCTCCGATGGGCAGGTCGCATTTTTCGGTGACGATGACGCAGTGCGTCTTCCTCGTTGTCGTCGTATCGCTGATTTTGTCACACGTGCGGGCAGCTGGCGATGCGATGTCTTCCGCGAACGAATCAATATCGTTGCCCACGGCTTGCGTCATTCGGGCAACGCTCTATATGACAGCTGCGTCGGAAAGGAGTCACAACGATTTTGGGCTGCCTCTGGCCATAGATTGCAGTGAAAACGGCACCATGGAGACGAACTACTTCGATTTGGGCGCCCAAAGAGTGGCCGGCAAGCGGCATGTAACGCTGGATGGCTCTCAAACACCACCACTGGGAATCTCGAGCTATGGCTTGGAGTACCTGGACAATTGTGTGGATCTGGAAAGTCTCGAGATCCAACGCTTTGTGGGATGTGCCACACTGAAACTGAGTTGTGGAGGAGCTCTGATCCCCAACCTTACTGCAGTAGCTTTCAGAGACAACGAATTGGGCACATTCAGTGGAAATACTTTCCAGAACTTGCCGCATCTGAAGCAACTCCACTTGCAGCATAACTCCCTGAAGTACATTGAATACTTTGAAAGCGGTGCCGACTTGGAGGAACTTATTATACAGGACGAACAAGACTTGGGCCTGTACGAAGTTCAAATTCTAGAGCAGCTGCCATTGCTGAAAAGGCTTAgtttgttaaatataaaaaaaattacggATGGATTCCTAAGGACCTTGCCAGAGAATTTAACGGATCTGGTCATCGAGGATACGCCCATTGAACCAGGAGCTTTGCACCTGACTGAAGGCATAGCGAAACTGGTGAACGTAACCATCACGAATTGCCAGCTGAAGGAATTTGCTTTGCAACCAGCACACAATTTGGATATTATTTATCTAAACCTAAGTGGCAATGCCTTATCTTCGTTTAGCATAAGTTTCGAAAATGGACCCAGCACCCTGCAGACATTGGATTTGAGCCGAAATAAATTGGAGCACCTGAACTTCACCTGGTTTTATAGGACCATCAGTCTTCGTAGTCTTCACTTGCGGGAAAACCTCTTTCATTCATTGTCCCTCTACCAATTGGGCTTGATTTCACCAGCAACCATTCACCATATAGACCTGAGATCCAATGAATTGATGAGCTTCCAGGATACTGAAAATGCTGATCTGCCGTTCTGGAATCCACAGCTTCGCATTTCCATCGATGGCAATCCTTGGAGCTGCCAGTGGATGCTGAATTTCTCGCACATGCAACCTCAACTCTTCCGACTATTCCAGTACTCCAAGTATATATCCCACATCAATATAAATGGCCTGAGCTGTATACCTCAAGAACCGCCTTCGGATGAACCGCCCAAGGTGCGGAGGATCATGCACGTAAGGATCAATGGTAAAGACTCTGCGGTTCCCGTGCCACATCCACCCGGAAATGTTTCCAGTTTTACTGTCCTCTACGGTAACCCCGTGGAACTGCACCGCAGTCAGCGATCCTTAGCGTTGATAATAGTGTTTATGCTGCCTCTGGGTATCGCATTCCTCTTCCTGTTGCTGTATCTATACCTCCATTGCGAGAGACTCTTCCACTTGTCCTATTACTCCTCGGGATTGCCCTGCTTTGGTGGCGAAAAATCATCCAGTGGCCCGAGGTTTGTGGATCACGTGGACATAGTGCGCTATCCCATTGCTAATGGCGGCTCATGTACACCGGTGGATTTGGAAACCGATTTGCCAGATGGATACGAGACGCCAGTGAGTGGAGGTACCTCGATTTGCAATTGCACTGGTCACAGGGAATCCACCTGCTCCCGCACCCATCATGTCACCTACGAGTCCCTACCAGCTGAGCTGCCCTATCAACTTTACGCAGAAATCAAGGAGCAGGCGGATGAGAACGGGGATACGGGTGATGGGCCGACGTCAACTTCCTGCCCTACGGCTCCCATCTACGATCATCTGTCGTTTGTGGAGGAGGTGCCAAAACCTGATGAACTGAGAGATGCTTCCTAGGTAGAATCCATCTTTGATATAGTCACTTCAATTATCATTTCTAAATTTTAGGACTTTCAGTTGCCTTTGGCTTTGGAATTCGTGGGTTAACAAGAAAGATGGTTTTCCCAagaaaatatggaaaatcTGGATATACTCTTATAGTTTAGGGTCGCACAACGGCAGTACCTTTCCAGTAAGTGTCATACGGAACTCGGACCAGGAAAAGAATTCCGTATGACACTTCTTATAAAGTTGCCTGCTGGTTTCATCTAATGTAGTTTATATAAGAAGCTCGACTGTATAAATAAACtgttgatttgtttttattgctaAGTTTCTTTTAGTTCATAGTCTCATAATTGTAATGCTCTAATGCTGATTTGCTGTGCCCTGCGTTGTAATTAATTGTTAAGTTTTTTCTAAGTCTAATTgcgattttaaattttcattcgGAATCATGCAATCATTTCATAATTGGTTTACGGGAGCTTACAACAATACGCCGAATGATGTTTGGTTTCTTAATTGTGGGCTTTACGTCCTTGTTGTCTTCAATTCCATTTGGCTTGTCATTTTCCTTGGTGGTCTCCCCATCTAGACATCTCTCGAGTGGGCTCAAATTGTGGACAATTGGATCGTTTGCGCTAAACTTCACCGCCTTTTGCGAATCTTCGCCGAAGACTTGTCGTTTTTTGCTGAGGATGGAACGCACATTAGCGTTGGTCGAGTCTTTAATGACGGGAATCCTCACAGGAGTTCCTTTGCGCTGAGGTTTTTGTGGCGTGGAACTGTCCAGGATTTCAACGCTCAGAGTTCCATCTGGCTTGATGGGAGATTCTTTGGACGCCTCATCGCCACTGTCttccgtttccatttccagctTTATGAGCTTCACAGGAGTGCCCTTGCGCTGCGGCTTTGCAGGCGTTACCATGCCAGGCATCCTTGCTTCCAGCAACTCTTCGTTGGACTTTACTTTTATTCCTCCCAGTCGTTGCTTAACTGGGGTACCCTTCATCAAAGGTTTGACCGGGGTTTCTTCAGATTTCAAATCCGTTTCTTCGTTTTCATCTTGGTGGTTATTCACTTGAGGTGTAACTTCATCATTTCTGGCTTCGACTGGAGTGCCTTTCGCCTGCGGTTGGGGAACTAGTTCTGGAGTTTCCAACTCCTCTTTGTTATCAACCGCGTCTTTCTTTTCCAAGTTTAAATCGATTTCCCGTTTTATTTTAACACCCATAACTGTTTTAATGGGTGGTTTATTTATGCAAGCCTTGCTTTCGGATTCTTCTAGTTCCGGTTTGACTTCTACGGATGTGTCTTTTAGTGCTGGTTTTAATTCCTCCACAAACTCCTCTTTAATGACAGGTTTCAAGGGCGTGTCAAGAAGAATAATTTCAGTTGCAGTTGGTAGAGACTTGGTTGTGGTTTCTGCAGCCGTTTTTAAAGATGTTTTTGGAGATTGTGCGGCTACACTGACAATGCGAGGCAACGCAGACTTAAGTTCCGCTTCCTTGATGTTAAACTCCATGGCCTGCATGGGCTTAAAACCGATCTTATGCTCAGTCAGCAGATTTTCGCGATCAATGAGCACACAGCGGGATTTCAGGGACTCAAACCTCCAGctagaaatataaataaattagttttggAAAAGCAAATAAGGACGGAGTGTATACCGTGCCATTTCCTGCTGGACGGATCGCATTCGCTCCTCCAGTCCGGCCTTCTGGATGCGCATGCTGTGCAACTGCACCTTCAGCTCGTCCGTTTCGCGTCTAAATGGGGATGAGGATTAGGTATTAGGGGTGTGGAGGCTACCTAACTGGTCAGCAAGAACAGGCCGTAGCTGGTGAGGCTCAGCAACTTATTGCCGAGCGATGACAGCGCGGTGTCGACCAATAGGGGCAACTCATACTTGCAGAAATCCAACATCGAGTCCAGCCAGGTGACCGACTTCTCGCTGGCCATCTGGCGCAGTCGCTCCTGGGAGAGATTTAGCTGCCGTTCCAGACTGTCGTTGGCAGACATCAGTTGCCGTATGCGCTCATTCAGCTTATCtgtggaaaatgggaaaaattaATCTTGTTTACAGACCAATGGATATCGGTTACTCACTTTGATAAGTCTTGTCCGCACTGCAAAATATTGTGCTGCACGCCTGCAGCTCCGTGTGCATGGCCACGTTTTCCCGCTTGAGACGTCTGATCTCAAACTGGCTGTCCGTGAAGGTCTTCTTCATTTCCAGATAGCTCTTCTTCTGGGCCGCCAAGATCTGCTTCATCGCTTGCCTTTGGTCGTCCACCTCGGCGAACAGAGAGTTGCCCTTGCGGTCTTTAAAAATAGTACAATAAACACTTTTAAGAACTAGTTTTAAGGCGCTATGTTGTTCCTAACTACCATTGTTTTCAGGGGCGGAAGTAAGCAGTGCTATCTTGGCATTGGCTTCCACCAGCTGCTCCTGGCAGCTCTCCAGCAATTGCAGCTTCTCCTCCAGTTCATCCCGCTTGCAGTTCAGATTCTGTTCCATGCAGCTCACTCGATCTTGCAGACACTCGATGGTTTTCTGGAAATTCAGGGTATTATTAAAATGGTTAGATACTTTTGATGGATATTTCTACCTCTTTTTCAGCCACCGCCAGGGTGTTTGTGACGCGCAAATCCTCGTATTCCGCCAGCTTTTGCATCAGCTCAGAGTTTTCAAGCTCCAAGGCATTCAAACGGGCCGAACAGTCCTCGTGGAGATCATTTGACCTGGAGGCGGACTTATCCGCCACTTCCTTTTCAGCGGCAGCC
Proteins encoded:
- the LOC120455608 gene encoding protein Spindly, coding for MYKNLDLNTLTVDDIVEEYKLLHDRHQQLKDQSEKDAQRIYELKRNLDTALAAESYLTQELEQLSSQPVASNSGGNCQELEELRRKFKALKEEQDVLQQDYDAKVEETNTLKDKLAAAEKEVADKSASRSNDLHEDCSARLNALELENSELMQKLAEYEDLRVTNTLAVAEKEKTIECLQDRVSCMEQNLNCKRDELEEKLQLLESCQEQLVEANAKIALLTSAPENNDRKGNSLFAEVDDQRQAMKQILAAQKKSYLEMKKTFTDSQFEIRRLKRENVAMHTELQACSTIFCSADKTYQNKLNERIRQLMSANDSLERQLNLSQERLRQMASEKSVTWLDSMLDFCKRETDELKVQLHSMRIQKAGLEERMRSVQQEMARWRFESLKSRCVLIDRENLLTEHKIGFKPMQAMEFNIKEAELKSALPRIVSVAAQSPKTSLKTAAETTTKSLPTATEIILLDTPLKPVIKEEFVEELKPALKDTSVEVKPELEESESKACINKPPIKTVMGVKIKREIDLNLEKKDAVDNKEELETPELVPQPQAKGTPVEARNDEVTPQVNNHQDENEETDLKSEETPVKPLMKGTPVKQRLGGIKVKSNEELLEARMPGMVTPAKPQRKGTPVKLIKLEMETEDSGDEASKESPIKPDGTLSVEILDSSTPQKPQRKGTPVRIPVIKDSTNANVRSILSKKRQVFGEDSQKAVKFSANDPIVHNLSPLERCLDGETTKENDKPNGIEDNKDVKPTIKKPNIIRRIVVSSRKPIMK
- the LOC120455618 gene encoding uncharacterized protein LOC120455618, which gives rise to MGRSHFSVTMTQCVFLVVVVSLILSHVRAAGDAMSSANESISLPTACVIRATLYMTAASERSHNDFGLPLAIDCSENGTMETNYFDLGAQRVAGKRHVTLDGSQTPPLGISSYGLEYLDNCVDLESLEIQRFVGCATLKLSCGGALIPNLTAVAFRDNELGTFSGNTFQNLPHLKQLHLQHNSLKYIEYFESGADLEELIIQDEQDLGLYEVQILEQLPLLKRLSLLNIKKITDGFLRTLPENLTDLVIEDTPIEPGALHLTEGIAKLVNVTITNCQLKEFALQPAHNLDIIYLNLSGNALSSFSISFENGPSTLQTLDLSRNKLEHLNFTWFYRTISLRSLHLRENLFHSLSLYQLGLISPATIHHIDLRSNELMSFQDTENADLPFWNPQLRISIDGNPWSCQWMLNFSHMQPQLFRLFQYSKYISHININGLSCIPQEPPSDEPPKVRRIMHVRINGKDSAVPVPHPPGNVSSFTVLYGNPVELHRSQRSLALIIVFMLPLGIAFLFLLLYLYLHCERLFHLSYYSSGLPCFGGEKSSSGPRFVDHVDIVRYPIANGGSCTPVDLETDLPDGYETPVSGGTSICNCTGHRESTCSRTHHVTYESLPAELPYQLYAEIKEQADENGDTGDGPTSTSCPTAPIYDHLSFVEEVPKPDELRDAS